Proteins encoded in a region of the Marinococcus sp. PL1-022 genome:
- the hisF gene encoding imidazole glycerol phosphate synthase subunit HisF, translated as MLTKRIIPCLDVKEGRVVKGTQFVELRDAGDPVELAAFYDEQWADELVFLDISASHEGRKTMIDVVEQVAASIAIPFTVGGGISSVDDMRNMLRAGADKVSLNTAAVKNPELITQGSTYFGSQCIVVAVDAKYDESIGSWRIYTHGGRTPTDWEVVDWVKEVAARGAGEILLTSMDQDGAKTGFDEALTRTVSEAVDVPVIASGGAGAKEHFVDVFEKSGADAALAASIFHYKETSIEEVKAFIRERGVLVR; from the coding sequence ATGCTTACGAAACGGATTATTCCATGTCTGGATGTGAAAGAAGGACGGGTCGTGAAGGGCACACAGTTTGTGGAACTGAGGGACGCCGGCGACCCGGTGGAACTCGCTGCGTTTTATGATGAGCAGTGGGCGGATGAGCTTGTATTTCTCGATATTTCCGCCTCGCATGAAGGACGGAAAACGATGATAGACGTCGTGGAGCAGGTGGCTGCAAGCATTGCCATTCCCTTCACGGTCGGTGGCGGCATCAGCTCGGTCGATGATATGCGCAACATGCTCCGCGCCGGTGCGGATAAAGTGTCGCTTAATACGGCCGCGGTCAAAAACCCAGAACTGATTACTCAGGGATCCACCTATTTCGGCTCGCAATGTATTGTCGTAGCGGTGGATGCCAAGTACGATGAGTCGATCGGATCCTGGAGAATCTATACCCACGGCGGCCGCACGCCCACCGACTGGGAAGTCGTCGACTGGGTCAAAGAAGTCGCCGCCCGCGGAGCCGGCGAAATTCTTCTGACGAGCATGGATCAGGACGGGGCGAAGACCGGCTTTGACGAGGCGTTGACACGAACGGTCAGCGAAGCAGTGGACGTGCCTGTTATTGCCTCCGGAGGCGCTGGCGCCAAAGAGCATTTTGTAGATGTATTTGAAAAATCAGGTGCGGATGCGGCACTAGCTGCTTCAATCTTTCACTATAAAGAAACATCGATTGAAGAAGTTAAGGCTTTTATCCGGGAGAGAGGAGTCTTAGTACGATGA